A single Vulpes lagopus strain Blue_001 chromosome 3, ASM1834538v1, whole genome shotgun sequence DNA region contains:
- the BUD31 gene encoding protein BUD31 homolog, whose protein sequence is MPKVKRSRKAPPDGWELIEPTLDELDQKMREAETEPHEGKRKVESLWPIFRIHHQKTRYIFDLFYKRKAISRELYEYCIKEGYADKNLIAKWKKQGYENLCCLRCIQTRDTNFGTNCICRVPKSKLEVGRIIECTHCGCRGCSG, encoded by the exons ATGCCTAAAGTCAAAAGAAGCCGGAAAGCTCCCCCAGATGGTTGGGAGTTGATCGAGCCAACACTGGATGAATTAGATCAAAAGATGAGAGAAG CTGAAACAGAACCTcatgagggaaagaggaaagtggAATCTCTGTGGCCTATCTTCAGGATCCACCACCAGAAAACCCGCTATATTTTTGACCTCTTTTATAAGCGGAAAGCCATAAGCAGAG AACTATATGAATACTGTATTAAAGAAGGCTATGCTGATAAAAACCTGATCGCAAAATGGAAAAAGCAGGGGTATGAGAATTTATGCTGCCTGCGCTGCATTCAGACACGGGACACCAATTTTGGGACGAACTGCATTTGCCGGGTCCCCAAAAGCAAGCTGGAAGTG GGCCGGATCATCGAGTGCACGCACTGCGGCTGCCGGGGCTGCTCTGGCTGA